The following coding sequences are from one Streptomyces angustmyceticus window:
- a CDS encoding bifunctional cytochrome P450/NADPH--P450 reductase, producing the protein MTDTIALHSDERAADDGIPVADLTDAGLTHTPIQQSMDLARLHGPVFKRKFGERETLFLSSLDLVTEVADESRFAKGVSVVLENVREFAGDGLFTAYNDEPNWAKAHEVLMPAFALGSMRTYHPAMLKVARRVMASWDRRVADGTPVQVAEDMTRMTLDTIGLAGFGFDFESFSRGDSAHPFVEAMVRCLEWSMTKFSRDPEADHSAADAAFQADADYLASVVDEVITARTESGETGDDDLLGLMLGAGADGGPALDLANIRNQVITFLIAGHETTSGALSFALYHLLKDPLALRMVQREADELWGDRSDPDPSFEDIGRLPFTRQVLNEALRLWPTAAAFTRQARADTLLGGRYPVKAGELVTVLTPMLHRDPAWGDNPELFDPSRFSPEAEAARSPHAYKPFGTGERACIGRQFALHEATMLLALLAHRYRLTDHGDYRLRIKETLTLKPDGFTLTLAARTPADRAAVRAALAVLPGGGAGTADDTATDDGLPTRAVQGTGLLLLHGSNYGTCREFAERLADQATGLGFAADVAPLDAYADALPADRPVVIVAASYNGRPTDDAAAFVSRLGTARDGAAAGVPFAVLGVGDRNWAATYQHIPTLIDDRLAALGGDRLLPRAEADASGDLGGTVKEFAAALRTQLLARYGDPASIGAGAPDDEDTGYTVTEVTGGPLDALAARHGLVPMTVTEARDLTAEGWPRPKRFLRVALPDGVNYRTADHLAVLPANGPAAVERAARALGADLDTVLALHSGRRASRDTLPVDRPLTVRDLLTHHLELGVRPTAAQVARLAAHNPCPPERHALEHLAEDDPRTVIDLIEAHPALRGALPWPVVLELLPPLRVRHYSLSSSPAADPRHADLMVSLLPGGTGSTHLHSLRPGDTVLARVQPCREAFRLDPADDTPVILIAAGTGLAPFRGAVADRLAAGQQSPARLYFGCDDPAADFLHAEEFAAAEAAGVIAMRPVFSERPEHGHRFVQHRIAAEAAEVWELLRAGARVYVCGDGSRMAPGVRAAFRELHGAATGASPQESDAWLRELTASGRYIEDVYAAG; encoded by the coding sequence ATGACCGACACCATCGCGCTCCACAGCGACGAACGCGCCGCCGATGACGGCATTCCGGTGGCCGACCTCACGGACGCCGGGCTCACCCACACGCCCATCCAGCAGTCCATGGACCTCGCCCGGCTCCACGGCCCGGTCTTCAAGCGCAAGTTCGGCGAACGCGAGACGCTCTTCCTCTCCTCGCTGGACCTGGTCACCGAGGTGGCCGACGAGTCACGCTTCGCCAAGGGCGTGTCGGTCGTCCTGGAGAACGTCAGAGAGTTCGCCGGTGACGGTCTGTTCACCGCCTACAACGACGAACCGAACTGGGCCAAGGCGCACGAGGTCCTGATGCCGGCCTTCGCGCTCGGCTCGATGCGCACCTACCACCCCGCGATGCTCAAGGTCGCCCGCCGGGTGATGGCCTCCTGGGACCGGCGGGTCGCCGACGGCACGCCCGTCCAGGTCGCCGAGGACATGACCCGGATGACGCTGGACACCATCGGGCTCGCCGGCTTCGGCTTCGACTTCGAGTCGTTCTCCCGCGGCGACAGCGCCCACCCCTTCGTCGAGGCGATGGTCCGCTGCCTCGAATGGAGCATGACGAAGTTCTCCCGCGACCCCGAGGCGGACCACTCCGCGGCGGACGCGGCGTTCCAGGCCGACGCCGACTACCTCGCGTCGGTCGTCGACGAGGTCATCACCGCCCGGACCGAGAGCGGCGAGACCGGCGACGACGACCTGCTGGGCCTGATGCTCGGCGCGGGCGCCGACGGCGGGCCGGCCCTCGACCTCGCCAACATCCGCAACCAGGTCATCACCTTCCTGATCGCCGGTCACGAGACCACCTCCGGCGCGCTCTCCTTCGCCCTCTACCACCTGCTCAAGGACCCGCTCGCACTGCGCATGGTCCAGCGCGAGGCCGACGAGCTGTGGGGCGACCGGAGCGACCCCGACCCCTCGTTCGAGGACATCGGCCGGCTGCCGTTCACCCGCCAGGTCCTCAACGAGGCGCTGCGGCTGTGGCCCACCGCTGCCGCCTTCACCCGGCAGGCCCGCGCGGACACGCTGCTCGGCGGCCGCTACCCGGTCAAGGCCGGCGAACTGGTCACGGTCCTCACCCCGATGCTGCACCGCGACCCCGCCTGGGGCGACAACCCCGAGCTGTTCGACCCGTCCCGCTTCAGCCCGGAGGCCGAGGCGGCCCGCTCGCCGCACGCCTACAAGCCGTTCGGGACCGGTGAACGCGCCTGCATCGGGCGGCAGTTCGCGCTCCACGAGGCGACCATGCTGCTCGCCCTCCTGGCCCACCGCTACCGTCTGACCGACCACGGCGACTACCGGCTGCGCATCAAGGAGACGCTGACCCTCAAGCCCGACGGGTTCACCCTCACCCTGGCCGCCCGTACGCCCGCCGACCGGGCCGCGGTCCGCGCCGCGCTGGCCGTGCTCCCCGGCGGCGGCGCCGGCACCGCGGACGACACCGCGACCGACGACGGGCTGCCCACCCGCGCTGTCCAGGGCACCGGCCTGCTGCTGTTGCACGGCAGCAACTACGGCACCTGCCGGGAGTTCGCCGAGCGGCTGGCCGACCAGGCCACCGGCCTGGGCTTCGCCGCCGACGTGGCGCCGCTGGACGCGTACGCCGACGCGCTGCCCGCCGACCGGCCCGTCGTCATCGTCGCCGCCTCCTACAACGGCCGGCCCACCGACGACGCCGCCGCGTTCGTGAGCCGGCTCGGCACCGCGCGGGACGGCGCCGCCGCCGGCGTCCCGTTCGCCGTCCTCGGTGTCGGCGACCGCAACTGGGCCGCCACCTACCAGCACATACCGACCCTCATCGACGACCGCCTGGCCGCACTCGGCGGCGACCGGCTGCTGCCGCGCGCCGAGGCCGACGCCTCCGGCGACCTGGGCGGCACCGTCAAGGAGTTCGCCGCGGCGCTGCGCACCCAACTGCTGGCGCGCTACGGCGACCCGGCGAGCATCGGCGCGGGCGCACCGGACGACGAGGACACCGGCTACACCGTCACCGAGGTCACCGGCGGCCCGCTGGACGCGCTCGCCGCCCGCCACGGCCTCGTCCCGATGACCGTCACCGAGGCCCGCGACCTCACCGCCGAGGGCTGGCCGCGGCCCAAGCGCTTCCTGCGCGTCGCGCTGCCGGACGGCGTCAACTACCGCACCGCCGACCACCTCGCGGTACTGCCGGCCAACGGCCCGGCCGCCGTCGAGCGGGCCGCGCGGGCCCTCGGCGCCGACCTCGACACCGTCCTCGCGCTGCACTCCGGCCGCCGCGCGAGCCGCGACACCCTCCCCGTCGACCGCCCCCTGACGGTCCGTGACCTGCTCACCCACCACCTGGAGCTGGGCGTCCGCCCGACGGCCGCCCAGGTGGCGCGGCTCGCCGCGCACAACCCGTGCCCGCCCGAGCGCCACGCCCTGGAGCACCTCGCCGAGGACGACCCGCGCACCGTGATCGACCTGATCGAGGCCCATCCGGCGCTGCGCGGCGCGCTGCCCTGGCCGGTGGTCCTGGAGCTGCTGCCGCCGCTGCGCGTGCGGCACTACTCCCTGTCGTCGTCGCCCGCGGCCGACCCCCGGCACGCCGATCTGATGGTCTCGCTGCTGCCCGGCGGCACCGGCTCGACCCATCTGCACTCCCTGCGGCCCGGCGACACCGTCCTGGCCCGCGTCCAGCCCTGCCGCGAGGCATTCCGCCTCGACCCGGCCGACGACACCCCGGTCATCCTGATCGCGGCCGGCACTGGCCTCGCGCCCTTCCGCGGCGCCGTCGCCGACCGCCTCGCCGCGGGGCAGCAGTCCCCGGCCCGGCTCTACTTCGGCTGCGACGACCCCGCCGCCGACTTCCTGCACGCGGAGGAGTTCGCCGCCGCCGAAGCCGCCGGCGTCATCGCGATGCGCCCGGTCTTCAGCGAGCGCCCCGAGCACGGCCACCGCTTCGTCCAGCACCGGATCGCCGCCGAGGCGGCCGAGGTGTGGGAGCTGCTGCGGGCCGGTGCGCGGGTGTACGTCTGCGGTGACGGCAGCCGGATGGCCCCCGGGGTACGGGCCGCCTTCCGCGAACTGCACGGCGCCGCCACCGGTGCCTCGCCCCAGGAGTCCGATGCCTGGCTGCGCGAACTGACCGCCTCCGGGCGCTACATCGAGGACGTGTACGCGGCGGGCTGA
- a CDS encoding EF-hand domain-containing protein, whose amino-acid sequence MADIEKARAAFARFDADGDGQVTPEEFKHAMAEMGDPFVTGPVAEAVIRAKDTDSDGRMSFDEFWQALQD is encoded by the coding sequence ATGGCAGACATCGAGAAGGCCAGGGCGGCGTTCGCCCGGTTCGACGCGGACGGCGACGGCCAGGTCACGCCGGAGGAGTTCAAGCACGCGATGGCCGAGATGGGCGACCCGTTCGTCACCGGCCCCGTCGCCGAGGCGGTCATCAGGGCCAAGGACACCGACAGCGACGGCCGGATGTCCTTCGACGAGTTCTGGCAGGCCCTGCAGGACTGA
- a CDS encoding phosphatidylinositol-specific phospholipase C domain-containing protein — protein MNGKRCVGTVAAAAAAVIAVSGPAGAEPAATTYGTSTSVGVHNAYEKEKYRYFADALDSGAALLELDLWSNALGRSWRVSHSNPLGNNSNCEGAANASELRTKSRDQDFAGCLSDMRAWHDAHPGHRPILLKIEMKDGFNAKGGRGPAEFDALIRQKLGDAVYGPGDLTGGHATADEAVRAGGWPSRADLAGKFLFELIPGTVEEKNPFDKLWTDVEYAGHLKDLAAQGKLAQSTAFPAVHGAAPGDPRERYADPALRPWFVVFDGDAATYLNGSIDTSWYDTRHYLLIMTDAHNVPPVIDGTHPTEAEALARVRQLAAAHASFATADWYPLPSVLKTVVPRGA, from the coding sequence ATGAACGGGAAGCGGTGTGTGGGGACGGTCGCCGCCGCGGCGGCGGCGGTGATCGCGGTGAGCGGGCCGGCGGGCGCCGAGCCGGCCGCCACGACGTACGGCACCAGCACGTCCGTGGGCGTCCACAACGCCTATGAGAAGGAGAAGTACCGCTACTTCGCGGACGCCCTGGACTCCGGCGCCGCCCTGCTCGAACTCGACCTCTGGTCCAATGCGCTGGGCCGCTCCTGGCGGGTCTCGCACAGCAATCCGCTCGGCAACAACAGCAACTGCGAGGGCGCCGCCAACGCCTCGGAGCTGCGCACCAAGAGCCGCGACCAGGACTTCGCCGGCTGCCTGTCCGACATGAGGGCCTGGCACGACGCCCACCCCGGCCACCGCCCGATCCTGCTCAAGATCGAGATGAAGGACGGCTTCAACGCCAAGGGCGGCCGCGGCCCCGCCGAGTTCGACGCGCTGATCCGTCAGAAGCTGGGCGACGCGGTCTACGGCCCCGGGGACCTGACCGGCGGGCACGCCACCGCAGACGAGGCGGTGCGGGCCGGCGGCTGGCCCTCGCGCGCCGACCTGGCCGGCAAGTTCCTCTTCGAGCTGATACCCGGCACGGTCGAGGAGAAGAACCCGTTCGACAAGCTGTGGACCGACGTCGAGTACGCCGGCCACCTCAAGGACCTTGCCGCGCAGGGGAAGCTGGCGCAGTCGACGGCGTTCCCCGCGGTGCACGGCGCGGCTCCCGGCGACCCCCGCGAGCGCTACGCCGACCCGGCGCTGCGTCCCTGGTTCGTGGTCTTCGACGGCGACGCCGCGACGTATCTCAACGGCAGTATCGACACCTCCTGGTACGACACCCGCCACTACCTGCTCATCATGACCGACGCCCACAACGTGCCGCCGGTCATCGACGGTACGCACCCGACCGAGGCGGAGGCGCTGGCCCGGGTCCGGCAGCTCGCCGCGGCACACGCGAGCTTCGCCACCGCCGACTGGTATCCGCTGCCGTCCGTCCTCAAGACCGTGGTGCCGCGCGGGGCATGA
- a CDS encoding DUF2165 domain-containing protein: MTDRHPTDRTPRTGLPLAAAVLTGTVALLISLVAFGNITDYDTNRAFVQHVLAMDTTFKDPDLMWRALTSHGLQDAAYLAIIAWETLAGVVLLAGTALWAVGARRGSFARARRISTLGLLMVVLLFGVGFLAIGGEWFAMWQSKDWNGLEAATRNLTVAGIALLVVHLPGAAGKPADAE; the protein is encoded by the coding sequence ATGACCGACAGACACCCCACCGACCGCACGCCACGTACCGGACTGCCGCTGGCGGCGGCCGTCCTCACGGGGACGGTCGCGCTCCTCATCTCGCTCGTGGCGTTCGGCAACATCACCGACTACGACACCAACCGGGCGTTCGTCCAGCATGTCCTGGCCATGGACACCACGTTCAAGGACCCGGACCTGATGTGGCGGGCCCTCACCTCGCACGGGCTCCAGGACGCCGCCTATCTGGCGATCATCGCCTGGGAGACGCTGGCCGGCGTGGTGCTGCTCGCGGGCACCGCGCTGTGGGCGGTCGGCGCGCGGCGCGGCAGCTTCGCCCGCGCGCGGCGGATAAGCACGCTCGGGCTGCTGATGGTGGTGCTGCTGTTCGGGGTGGGCTTCCTCGCGATCGGCGGCGAGTGGTTCGCGATGTGGCAGTCGAAGGACTGGAACGGGCTGGAGGCCGCGACCCGCAACCTCACCGTCGCCGGGATCGCCCTGCTGGTGGTCCACCTGCCCGGCGCGGCCGGAAAGCCGGCCGACGCCGAGTAG
- a CDS encoding PAS domain-containing protein, with product MDNGTADEAPDANADGGDKAPCEREPEHIDPAGPYAGGPWRNYFLILLDRIPTPIAVCRAHGEVLIANPAMAEQWGAAPGQLRGRNLLDLFEPRAKAQLDRLTEALRLGRRSRYPVEVRWRDASDGTEREGELTIDPVGDPSVRPPALLALLRVGESAPRPVPRGSASPVEARILTLAAGGATTAAIGTALGLTVDGVNYHLTRLARRWRVQGRTALVARAYVLGVLSPDSWPPAPA from the coding sequence ATGGACAACGGGACTGCCGACGAAGCGCCGGACGCGAACGCGGACGGAGGGGACAAGGCGCCCTGTGAAAGGGAACCCGAACACATCGACCCGGCCGGGCCGTACGCGGGCGGCCCGTGGCGCAACTACTTCCTGATCCTGCTGGACCGTATCCCCACGCCGATCGCGGTGTGCCGGGCCCACGGCGAGGTGCTGATCGCCAATCCGGCGATGGCCGAGCAGTGGGGCGCGGCCCCGGGACAACTGCGCGGCCGCAACCTCCTGGACCTCTTCGAGCCGCGCGCCAAGGCCCAGCTCGACCGCCTCACCGAGGCCCTGCGCCTGGGGCGGCGCTCCCGCTATCCGGTCGAGGTGCGCTGGCGCGACGCGTCGGACGGCACCGAGCGGGAGGGGGAGCTGACCATCGACCCGGTGGGCGACCCCTCGGTGCGCCCGCCCGCCCTGCTGGCGCTGCTGCGGGTCGGCGAGAGCGCCCCGCGGCCGGTGCCGCGCGGGTCGGCGAGCCCGGTGGAGGCCCGGATCCTGACGCTGGCCGCGGGCGGCGCCACCACCGCGGCGATCGGTACGGCGCTGGGCCTGACGGTCGACGGGGTGAACTACCACCTCACCCGGCTGGCCCGCCGCTGGCGGGTGCAGGGCCGCACCGCGCTGGTCGCCCGCGCCTATGTGCTGGGCGTGCTGTCCCCGGACAGCTGGCCGCCGGCCCCCGCCTGA
- a CDS encoding universal stress protein has translation MEDNTAAPFERGTDGPKVIVVGVDGSDSSWRAASYAAGLARRQSSKLVLVYVQPVLPAGAAMGAPVADATDEVAEELMAEIRRATERLAGIYSLRWEFHTLRGDPYNGMVQMADDLKADAVVVGASEQAGHRIMGSVAVRLVKAGRWPVTVVP, from the coding sequence GTGGAGGACAACACAGCCGCGCCGTTCGAGCGCGGAACGGACGGCCCGAAGGTCATCGTCGTCGGCGTCGACGGCTCCGACTCGTCGTGGCGCGCCGCCTCGTACGCGGCGGGGCTGGCCAGGCGCCAGTCCTCGAAGCTGGTGCTGGTCTACGTCCAGCCGGTGCTGCCGGCCGGAGCGGCGATGGGCGCCCCGGTCGCGGACGCGACCGACGAGGTCGCCGAGGAGCTGATGGCCGAGATCCGCCGGGCGACCGAGCGGCTCGCCGGGATATACAGCCTGCGCTGGGAGTTCCACACCCTGCGGGGCGACCCGTACAACGGCATGGTGCAGATGGCCGACGACCTCAAGGCCGACGCCGTGGTGGTCGGCGCCTCGGAGCAGGCCGGGCACCGCATCATGGGCTCGGTCGCGGTGCGCCTGGTGAAGGCCGGCCGCTGGCCGGTCACCGTCGTCCCCTGA
- a CDS encoding dodecin — protein sequence MTDRTYRVTEIVGTSQQSVDAAIRNGIKRASQTLRNLDWFEISQVRGHIVDGEIDHYQVGLKVGFRLEDAD from the coding sequence GTGACCGACCGCACGTATCGCGTGACCGAGATCGTCGGTACGTCCCAGCAGAGCGTGGACGCCGCGATCCGCAATGGCATCAAGCGCGCCTCGCAGACCCTGCGCAACCTCGACTGGTTCGAGATCAGCCAGGTCCGCGGGCATATCGTCGACGGCGAGATCGACCACTACCAGGTCGGCCTGAAGGTCGGTTTCCGGCTGGAGGACGCCGATTGA
- a CDS encoding amino acid permease: MGLRAGQGILRRKPIEHIEETEGTASEQLTRELGLWQLTAIGVGGIIGAGIFTLAGTVANGKAGPAVLISFLIAGIASAAAAFSYAEFAGLIPKAGSAYTYGYAVLGEVAGWFIGWDLLLEYTAIVAVVAIGISGYFGFLLGELGVDLPAWMLGAPGTGPGHQVDLFAAVLCLLIAYLLTLGIKNAARFETIVVALKVLVVIVVIVVGFFHIKTSNYTPFFPFGVSGAFTGAATVFFAVFGYDAMSTAAEESKDAQRHMPKAIIYSLAISMVLYVLACLVLTGMQNYKDIDPESGFSSAFKAVGLSGLADVIAVGAIIGILTVMFTFMLGVTRVWFSMSRDGLLPKWFAKTSPKHHVPTRVTWIVGFVSAVIAGFLPIGEAAELTNIGILLAFVVVCVAVIVLRYKRPDLPRTFRTPGMPVVPAIGVCFSLWLITFLEWQTWVRFVIWFLIGMVVYFGYSYRRSNLARVERQQAGGGSGGKRL, encoded by the coding sequence ATGGGGCTGCGCGCGGGACAGGGCATTTTGCGCCGTAAACCGATCGAACACATCGAAGAGACGGAAGGCACCGCGAGCGAGCAGCTCACCCGGGAGCTCGGCCTGTGGCAGCTGACGGCCATCGGTGTCGGCGGCATCATCGGCGCGGGGATCTTCACACTGGCCGGCACCGTCGCGAACGGGAAGGCCGGGCCCGCGGTACTGATCTCCTTCCTCATCGCGGGCATCGCCAGCGCCGCGGCCGCGTTCTCGTACGCCGAGTTCGCCGGCCTGATCCCGAAGGCGGGCTCGGCCTACACCTACGGCTACGCGGTCCTCGGCGAGGTCGCGGGCTGGTTCATCGGCTGGGACCTGCTGCTGGAGTACACCGCGATCGTGGCGGTGGTCGCGATCGGCATCTCGGGCTACTTCGGCTTCCTGCTGGGCGAGTTGGGCGTCGATCTGCCCGCCTGGATGCTCGGCGCGCCGGGGACGGGTCCCGGGCACCAGGTGGACCTCTTCGCGGCGGTGCTCTGCCTGCTGATCGCCTATCTGCTGACCCTGGGCATCAAGAACGCCGCCCGCTTCGAGACGATCGTGGTGGCCCTGAAGGTCCTGGTGGTCATCGTCGTGATCGTGGTCGGCTTCTTCCACATCAAGACCTCGAACTACACGCCGTTCTTCCCGTTCGGGGTGAGCGGCGCCTTCACCGGCGCGGCCACCGTCTTCTTCGCCGTCTTCGGCTACGACGCGATGAGCACCGCGGCCGAGGAGTCCAAGGACGCCCAGCGCCACATGCCGAAGGCGATCATCTACTCGCTGGCCATCTCGATGGTGCTGTACGTCCTGGCCTGCCTGGTGCTGACGGGTATGCAGAACTACAAGGACATCGACCCGGAGAGCGGCTTCTCGTCCGCCTTCAAGGCGGTGGGCCTGAGCGGCCTGGCGGACGTCATCGCGGTCGGCGCGATCATCGGCATCCTGACGGTCATGTTCACCTTCATGCTCGGCGTGACCCGGGTGTGGTTCTCGATGAGCCGGGACGGCCTGCTGCCGAAGTGGTTCGCCAAGACCAGCCCCAAGCACCATGTGCCGACCCGGGTGACCTGGATCGTCGGCTTCGTCTCCGCGGTCATCGCGGGCTTCCTGCCGATCGGTGAGGCCGCCGAGCTGACGAACATCGGCATTCTGCTGGCGTTCGTGGTCGTCTGCGTCGCGGTGATCGTGCTCCGCTACAAGCGCCCCGACCTGCCGCGGACGTTCCGCACCCCGGGCATGCCGGTGGTGCCGGCGATCGGGGTGTGCTTCTCGCTCTGGCTGATCACGTTCCTGGAGTGGCAGACCTGGGTGCGGTTCGTGATCTGGTTCCTGATCGGCATGGTCGTCTACTTCGGGTACTCCTACCGCCGCTCGAACCTGGCACGGGTGGAGCGGCAGCAGGCCGGCGGCGGGAGCGGCGGAAAACGGCTGTGA
- a CDS encoding GH92 family glycosyl hydrolase: MPWLSRTRRRTAIAALAAALLGGALTAPAAQAEPPGGPLTDLVNPFIGTRNDGNTYPGAAVPFGMVQLSPDTGHSTGYGYDDDHIRGFGAVHLSGVGCGLGGDLPVLPTTGNITETDNAKYAAGYGHDDESARPGYYRVGLTSYGGITAELTATARTGRQRYTFPATDKANVLLDAGQSLHRTVSTRVEVLDSRTIRTAITGRGFCQDTAPYTVYTITRFDRPFTSYGTWDGDKVTAGSRDSTATGRHGAYARFDTRTDRTVEATTALSYVDAAGAARNLRAEGGGSFDRAKAAADAAWERRLGLVRAGGSDRTLHRTFYSALYRSFLAPNIGGDVDGRYTGWDRRTHRAKDFTYYQNWSLWDTYRTQAQLLALLAPRESRDMALSVLRIDKESGWLPKWGYGTVETNIMTGDPVTPFLTNAYQQGLLRGHEEEAYAALKKNADGVPPAGSPAVGREANAPYLKNGFAPYIKGRPHPKPGDSDFDQGASATLEYALSDAMLARMARDLGHDADAGRYAARARNYRSIFDPSTGFFRARDERGAFTGPADPAKSEGFHEGTSWQYQWLVPQDLPGMLNLIGGRTKAEERLDAFFAYPKLLRDPEKTAREVWVNGPYDYYNADKYNPQNEPDLIAPYTYLSTGHPWKTTDVVHAALTLFTDAPTGMTGNDDLGTMSSWMVLSSIGLFPVQPGTDTWGLSTPVFDRVDLTLDRCYYPAGHFTVTAPGTSTTHRYAQSVHLDGTAHDRTYLTTGELRTARELAFTVGTHPSDWGTGAHAAPPPVGVSSAQQQVGRRR, encoded by the coding sequence ATGCCATGGCTCAGTCGCACCCGGCGGCGCACCGCGATCGCGGCGCTGGCGGCCGCCCTCCTCGGGGGCGCGCTCACCGCCCCCGCAGCGCAGGCCGAGCCGCCCGGCGGCCCGCTCACCGACCTGGTCAACCCGTTCATCGGCACCCGCAACGACGGCAACACCTACCCCGGCGCGGCCGTCCCGTTCGGCATGGTGCAGCTCTCCCCCGACACCGGCCACTCCACCGGCTACGGCTACGACGACGACCACATCCGGGGCTTCGGCGCGGTGCACCTCTCCGGCGTCGGCTGCGGCCTCGGCGGAGATCTGCCGGTACTGCCCACCACCGGCAACATCACCGAGACCGACAACGCGAAGTACGCCGCCGGCTACGGCCATGACGACGAATCGGCCCGGCCGGGCTACTACCGCGTCGGACTGACGTCCTACGGCGGTATCACCGCGGAACTCACCGCCACCGCCCGCACCGGCAGACAGCGCTACACCTTCCCGGCCACCGACAAGGCCAATGTGCTGCTCGACGCGGGCCAGTCGCTGCACCGGACCGTCTCGACCCGCGTCGAGGTACTGGACTCCCGCACCATCCGCACCGCCATCACCGGCCGCGGCTTCTGCCAGGACACCGCGCCGTACACCGTCTACACGATCACCCGCTTCGACCGGCCGTTCACGTCGTACGGCACCTGGGACGGCGACAAGGTCACGGCCGGCTCCCGGGACTCCACCGCCACCGGCCGGCACGGCGCCTACGCCCGCTTCGACACCCGCACGGACCGCACCGTCGAGGCGACCACCGCCCTGAGCTATGTGGACGCGGCGGGCGCGGCGCGCAATCTGCGGGCGGAGGGCGGCGGCTCCTTCGACCGTGCGAAGGCGGCGGCCGACGCCGCATGGGAGCGGCGGCTGGGGCTGGTGCGGGCCGGGGGCAGCGACCGGACGCTGCACCGCACCTTCTACTCCGCCCTCTACCGGTCCTTCCTCGCCCCGAACATCGGCGGCGACGTGGACGGCCGCTACACCGGCTGGGACCGGCGGACCCATCGCGCCAAGGACTTCACCTACTACCAGAACTGGTCGCTGTGGGACACCTACCGCACCCAGGCGCAGCTACTGGCGCTGCTGGCGCCGCGGGAGTCCCGTGACATGGCGCTGTCCGTCCTGCGCATCGACAAGGAGAGCGGCTGGCTGCCCAAGTGGGGCTACGGCACGGTCGAGACCAACATCATGACCGGCGATCCGGTCACCCCGTTCCTCACCAACGCCTATCAGCAGGGGCTGCTGCGGGGGCACGAGGAGGAGGCGTACGCGGCGCTGAAGAAGAACGCCGACGGGGTGCCGCCGGCCGGTTCGCCGGCCGTCGGACGGGAGGCCAACGCGCCCTACCTCAAGAACGGCTTCGCCCCGTACATCAAGGGCCGCCCGCACCCCAAGCCCGGCGACTCCGACTTCGACCAGGGCGCCTCGGCCACCCTCGAATACGCCCTGTCGGACGCGATGCTGGCCCGGATGGCACGCGATCTGGGACACGACGCGGACGCCGGCCGGTACGCGGCCCGCGCCCGGAACTACCGCAGCATCTTCGACCCGTCGACCGGCTTCTTCCGGGCCCGCGACGAGCGGGGCGCCTTCACCGGGCCCGCCGACCCCGCCAAGAGCGAGGGCTTCCACGAGGGCACGTCCTGGCAGTACCAGTGGCTGGTCCCGCAGGACCTGCCGGGCATGCTGAACCTGATCGGCGGCCGGACGAAGGCCGAGGAGCGTCTGGACGCGTTCTTCGCCTACCCGAAGCTGCTGCGGGACCCGGAGAAGACGGCCCGGGAGGTGTGGGTCAACGGGCCGTACGACTACTACAACGCGGACAAGTACAACCCGCAGAACGAGCCCGATCTCATCGCGCCGTACACCTACCTCTCCACCGGCCACCCCTGGAAGACCACGGACGTGGTGCACGCGGCGCTGACGCTGTTCACCGACGCCCCCACCGGTATGACCGGAAACGACGACCTGGGGACGATGTCGTCCTGGATGGTGCTCTCCTCGATCGGGCTGTTCCCGGTGCAGCCCGGCACCGACACCTGGGGACTGAGCACCCCCGTCTTCGACCGGGTGGACCTGACCCTGGACCGCTGCTACTACCCGGCCGGCCACTTCACCGTCACCGCCCCCGGCACGTCCACCACCCACCGCTACGCACAGTCGGTACACCTGGACGGCACCGCCCACGACCGCACCTACCTCACCACCGGCGAACTCCGCACCGCCCGCGAACTCGCCTTCACCGTGGGCACCCACCCGTCCGACTGGGGCACCGGCGCCCATGCCGCACCACCGCCGGTGGGCGTCTCATCCGCGCAGCAGCAGGTGGGCCGCCGGCGCTGA